TGGGAGGTTGGGAAATTCCACGGGGCGGTTGTCGACGGGGTTCGCGAGGTTCTCTTTGCGGTTCTTGTCCAAGTTCCATAAAAAGCTCCTTGTCTAATATAGATTATGAGCTTGTTAAAACTGGAAAGCATGCGACCCCGCCTGAAACTGACAGAAAACAAATCAGGCTTCTTGTATAAGCGGAATAAAAGAAAACTTCGTTACGTCCACCAGTCCTCGGTCGGTGAGCTTTAAGGTCGGGATCACCGGCAACGCTAAAAATGCCATTTGAATAAAAGGTTCGTCGAGGATCACACCTTGCTGGCGGAAAGCGACCTTGAGTTTTTCAATTCCCACCTTGATGGCTTCGGCACTTTGCAGGCTGAGAAGGCCTGCGATAGGAAGCTCCACCAACGCTTTTACTTTTCCCTGATCGACGACGACGAAGCCGCCGCCACACGCGATCAGTGAATTTGCCGCCACAGCCATGTCAGCGGCATTCGTTCCGATGACCATCAGATTGTGGGAGTCATGAGCCACCGAACTTGCGATCGCGCCGCTTTTTAAACCCAAACCTTTCACTAATCCCAAACCAGGAGGAAGGCCTTTGCCATAGCGTTCAATATTGGCCATAAACAGAACGTCGGATTCAGAGAATTTCTGGCCGTCATAGGAAATACTTAAGTGTTTCGTTATAATTTCATTCGGAACGATCTCGATGACATTGTACTGGCCGGCTCGCAACTGATAGTTCAAATCTTTTTCACAGAGCGGGTTTCGCTTCATCGTGTTTTCAAGAGGCGGCTGGGAGGCGTGCAGTTTTTCCTGAACGCCTTTTTCGAGTTTCAGTTCGCTGACGAATTTGCCCCCGATAAGAACTTCTTTGATGGCGACTTTTTCTAAATCCGTGAGCAGCACCAAATCGGCTTTCTTGCCAGGCGCGACAAGTCCCAAGCGTTTCAGACCAAAGTGTTTCGCGGCGGAATAAGTGGCTAAGCGATAAGCCACATGCACGGCAACCCCGTGTTTGTTAATCATCTCGCGAATGATGAAATCAATATGTCCTTCGTGAGCGATTTCGAAAGGATTGCGATCATCCGTACAAAGCAAACACTGTGCAGAGGAAAACTCGTTCACCAAAGGCGCTAGCGTGCGCAGATTTTTTGCGACACTGCCTTCACGAATGATAAGGCCCATGCCTTTTTGCAGTTTTTCGCGACCTTCTTCTAAAGTCACCGTCTCGTGACAGTTCTGAATTCCGGCCAGAAGATAAGCGTTTAAAGATTTGCCGCGCAAAAGTGGCGCATGACCATCCAGATTCAAATCATCAAAGGCTTCGACTTTGGCAAGCACATCTTTGTCGGCATAGATCACGCCGGGAAAGTTCATCATCTCTGCCAGTCCCAAGACGGCGGGATGATCTTTGTGCTTTTTCATTTCTTCTAAAGGAAAATCACTGCCTGTCGTTTCAAATCCCGGCAGGGCAGGGACGCAAGAAGACATTTGCACGAACAGATTTTGATGCATCAACTCGGAGGAGCGTAAAAACCATGTAAATCCGCGTGAACCAAGAACGTTGGTGATTTCGTGGGGGTCGCAGATCGCCGTCGTCGTGCCAAGAGGCAAAGTGGCACGTTCAAATTCAAAAGGCGACATCATCGACGATTCAATGTGCAAATGCCCGTCGATAAATCCAGCTGTGACAAAAGCGCCTTGAGCGTCGAAGACTCTTTTCGCAGGGCTTTGTTTGTATTCTTCGCCGACACCGACAATGTATTCACCGCCGATAGCTACGCACGTCGGATAAATTTCACCGGTAATCACATCCAAAAGCTGAACATTCGTAATGAGAAGATCCAGCTCCGCATCGCCGCGGGCTTGCGCCAAACGCTGAGGAAGTTCCGTGGAAGAAATTTTCTGTGTTTTCTTTTGACTCAGCGTTGATGCCATAAACCCTCCTAAGCAAGAGTTTCGGTATTTGCAAAGATTTGATCTTTGGTTTTTAAAAGTTGTGCGACGATGCTAAAGGCGATTTCAATAGGGGAGTTTCCGCCAAAGTTTTCACCCATGGGGCAATGAAACTGTTGGATCGTATCTTCTGAAATGCCCGCTTGCTGTAGATCTTTCTTAAGACGCAAGTATTTGAGGTCGCTCCCGATGTTCCCGACATAACTAAAGCGCTCTCGCTGTTTCATTGTTTCAATCAATATAGGAAGATCCGTACCATGTCCCATTGTCATGATCGCGACGAAAGAGCGCGGGGGAAGCTTCGCGACTTGCTCTGCCAGGTTTTCCGTACACAGTGTCGTGAGTTTTGGCGACGACGGTAAGCGGTTGATCCATTCAGGGCGTGAGTCGAAACAAGTGACCTTGCAGTCAAGCTTAAGCAGAAGAGGAATGAATTCTTGAGCAATATGGCCGGCGCCAAATACGGCGACATGAAACGGATGCTCTTTTTCAAAAAGCTCGAAAAAGAAACCGACGACTCCACCGCAGGTCATCCCGATGTCTTTTTGCAGATTCCAGTCGGCATACTGATAGCGCGTTTTAT
This region of Bdellovibrio sp. 22V genomic DNA includes:
- the adeD gene encoding adenine deaminase translates to MASTLSQKKTQKISSTELPQRLAQARGDAELDLLITNVQLLDVITGEIYPTCVAIGGEYIVGVGEEYKQSPAKRVFDAQGAFVTAGFIDGHLHIESSMMSPFEFERATLPLGTTTAICDPHEITNVLGSRGFTWFLRSSELMHQNLFVQMSSCVPALPGFETTGSDFPLEEMKKHKDHPAVLGLAEMMNFPGVIYADKDVLAKVEAFDDLNLDGHAPLLRGKSLNAYLLAGIQNCHETVTLEEGREKLQKGMGLIIREGSVAKNLRTLAPLVNEFSSAQCLLCTDDRNPFEIAHEGHIDFIIREMINKHGVAVHVAYRLATYSAAKHFGLKRLGLVAPGKKADLVLLTDLEKVAIKEVLIGGKFVSELKLEKGVQEKLHASQPPLENTMKRNPLCEKDLNYQLRAGQYNVIEIVPNEIITKHLSISYDGQKFSESDVLFMANIERYGKGLPPGLGLVKGLGLKSGAIASSVAHDSHNLMVIGTNAADMAVAANSLIACGGGFVVVDQGKVKALVELPIAGLLSLQSAEAIKVGIEKLKVAFRQQGVILDEPFIQMAFLALPVIPTLKLTDRGLVDVTKFSFIPLIQEA
- the xdhC gene encoding xanthine dehydrogenase accessory protein XdhC → MSKTNFEDFLSAMNALKEAGKNFVAVTLVKQVGSSPQDVGARALVSSDGLEYGTVGGGKVENRAIQEAKKMIADKTRYQYADWNLQKDIGMTCGGVVGFFFELFEKEHPFHVAVFGAGHIAQEFIPLLLKLDCKVTCFDSRPEWINRLPSSPKLTTLCTENLAEQVAKLPPRSFVAIMTMGHGTDLPILIETMKQRERFSYVGNIGSDLKYLRLKKDLQQAGISEDTIQQFHCPMGENFGGNSPIEIAFSIVAQLLKTKDQIFANTETLA